GAGCACGGCCGTCAAGGACGTTTCATTGCGCAGCACCGAGCGGGCGACCCGGGCGACATCGGCGGCGGTGACACGCCGGATCGCTTCGAGGTCGTCACTCGGGGATTGGCGACCCTCTATAGCCAGGGCCTGGGACCAGCTGTCGGCGAGGCCGGGAATTGAATTTTTTTCAAACTCTGCTGCGGCGAGTTCTTTGCGTTTGGCTGCTTCGATCAGGTCCGCAGGGAGGCCATTTTTGAGGTAATCGCCGATAATCCCTTGCATTTTGTCGAGCAGCGCTTCCCCGTCGGCACCGCGGGCGAAGGCCGCCATTGCGTAGGCGGTACAGGCGTCAGGCAGGGGTTCAGCGCTGAAACCAGCGTACAGCGCCTGCCCGGCGGGAACCAGGGCGTAGAGGTTGCCGCGGCGGCTGTCAAGCACATCGGCCAGCACCTGACCAGCGGCAAAATCCGGACTGTTGTAGCCGGGCAGGCGGTAGGCGACCACTGCCATGCCGTAGGGGCGGTCCGTTTCGAGGCGGATGGCGGCGGGCTTGAGAGGCTGGAGCTTCACCTGGGTGCGTAGCGGCAAAGGGCGCGCAGGGATGGCCCCGAACAGCTCCTTGACCATAGCCAGAGTTTTATGCGGATCAATCTTGCCGACGATGACCAGGATGGCATTATTGGGCCCATACCAGTCGCGGTGGAACTTGTGGAGCATGGCTCCGCTGGTCTTGTCGAAAGAGGACCGAGAGCCCAGCGCGTCGTGGGCGTAAGGGGTGCCGGAGTACAACTTGCCCAGCAGCTGGGTGTAGAAAAGGTACTCAGGATTTGAAAGGTCTTGCGCGACTTCCTGCTCGATGGCACCGCGTTCCTTGTCCCAGAGGCTGTCGCTGTCGAGCACATCCCGCATGCGCAGGGATTCCAGGTGCAGGGCGACCCCCAGATCACCAGCCGGAACGGTGAAGAAGTACTGAGTCACTGTCTGTTGCGTGTTGGCGTTGAATTCTCCACCCATGCTCGCAATGAGGCTGGCCAACTGGTCGGCAGAAAGCCCGGGACTGCCGCGAAACATCATGTGCTCCTGGGCATGGGCCATGCCGGGATAGCCCTGCGGGGCTTCGTTGGAGCCGACCAGATAGTTGATCTGGGTGGTCACGACCGGAGCAAGATCATTATGGATGATCATCACCCGCAGCCCATTAGCGAGGGTCTCGCGCAGTATCTCCTGGTTCGGTTGGGCGAAACTGGCGGGGGGAAGCAACAGCGCTGTCAGCAAGGTCGCCAGAATAGTAACTAAGGTGGTTTTCATACAAAACTCCCTGGGCTTCAGCAGAGAAATCATCTCCTCTGGTTGGACGGGTGGGGCTTCATGTCAAAAGAGGGCACTTCACGACATATTATAATGAGCGGACAGCCGGGAGAACCCCCTTCTCGACACCTGCCAGCTGTGTCCGGCCCTGAGAAGCGTTCTCCAGTAGTGCCAGGAGGGGGCGCATAAGCTTCTCGAAGCGGCCTTTTTCCCGGGGTTTGAGGCGGGCCACCGCCGGGAGATTGACTTTCAGCGGATCGCGGGGCTTGCCGTTTACCCGGATTTCGAAGTGCAGATGGGGCCCGGTGGCATCGCCTGATTGTCCTACGTAGCCGATAACCTGCCCCTGTTTGACGTGGCTCCCTACGTGAAGGTTACTGGCGAAGTGACGCAGATGGGCATAGCGGGTCGAATAGGCGCCGAAATGTTTCATTTTGACCAGATTTCCGTACCCTCCGTCCTGTCCCATAAAGGTAATGGAACCGGCCCCTGCGGCCACAACCGGTGTGTTGATATCTGCGGCCAGATCAACGCCCAGGTGCGGGCGCCACACCTGGACTACGGGGTCGAAGCGGTTTTTGGAGAAGGGAGAGCTGACCCGGGTAAAACGGACCGGGGTGCGCAGTAAAGTCGGTTGCAGGGACGCACTCTGGTCATCGTAATAACTGCTGGTTCCATCGGCAGCGGTGAAGCGAAAGGCGCGCAGCGTGCGGTCATGCAACACCAGCTCGGCGGCCACAATGGGGCCGGGCGGCAACTCCTGGTTTCCTGCCTGGCGCTTGTCGTAAACCACGGTAAAACGCGAGCCGCGGCGGATCTCTCGGCGGTAATCGACCCGCCAGTGAAAGATGTCCACGAACTCGGCCACCTGGGAACTGTTGAGTCCCGCCTGGTGTAACGCCAGGTTGAGGGTTTGGTTGATCACCTCAGAAACCGCTGTCCTCTGCAGGACAGGCTGCACCTCTTCCACCCTGGCTCGCAAGCCCCCCGGACCGGAGACAATCTGTAGTGTACGCAGCGCATCGGCGGAGTAAATCAGTTCAGCCAAGCCTCCGTCCGCGTCGACACGCAGTCGTATTTGATCCCCCGGATGAAGCACGCGCAGCATCTCCACCGCGTCACCCAGACCCAATACCCGGCTGCATTCCTCCTTGTTTATCCCGGCGCGACTGAAGAGGGCCGAGAGGCTGTCGCCGGGATGGACCCCGAAGCTTTGCCAGGGGTCGGAATCCTGCGTGGAATTGCCGTTCTGGTAGCTGTTCGGGGGAGAAACCGGCTCAAGATTCGTAAGAGTTGAATCCGGGGCCGCAATTGCTGAAAGTTCATAAAATTGACGAAGGATCCCGAATGTCATGGCCAGACCGAATATCAGGCCCAGGGCTATCAGCGAAAAACGCCAGCGGGGACTGCGCCCTTTTCTGGTCTTCGCGGTCTTTACTTCGTCGCCCAGATGTCGGCCAAAAAAATTAAACATCAAATTTACTCCCGAAATGCATAGTTTCAACCTGACGCCGCAAGGTCAGAGAAGACGTCCATTTTTTTCTCATGTTGGTGTAGAAAAACCCCAGGAACACAGAGGGCGCACAGACCTTACTCCGATATCTGGCTAACTCCGGGAGCGCATGAGATACGCAAAAAGAGTATTTTCACCGGGATAAAGGACCTGCCGATCTGTGTCTTATCAGCGGGAAAGGTTAAAAGAAGGAGGGGCGCGACTGAGCAGGAGAGCTGTGGAATTGATAACCGGAAGGGGCAGAGCCAGAAGCGCATACCTCATCATGAGAGTCTGTTGCACCAGAACGGGCAAGCTGGGTGTTGTTGGCAGGTTATCCGATTGCAGGTGAGCGAGGGCGCAAACAACGCATTCAGGATGGTCAACCTGGTCGAGATGGTGGTGAAAGCTGCAGAGAATTACGCCAAGCAGGAGAACCGGCACCAGGCTCAGCGCAAAAAAGGTATTCAGCCGCCAAATTCTGCTTTGGGGGTGAACGTGGGTAGCTGTCAGCGCATCATTCATGGTCTGCAAGTAGAGCTTATTCTCGAAGCAAAGTCAATGTCCCGGACAGGGGTTGGACGGTGGTGGCCGGACCTGGTGAGTGGTCGGTCGATGCGCGTTGACAGCGCGCCGCTCTCGGTTAAAATTCAACTATGCCAAGAGAAACGCTTGCCAATTTTTCCATCGAGCGTCTTGAGATTCTTGATCCGCGAGGCGAGGTCGATGCCAACCTGCTGCCGGACCTTACAGATCCACAGTTTCTACGTTTGTATGAGCTTTTGCTGCTGACCCGCCTGGCCGATGAAAGGGCGTTGAATTTGCAGCGCGAAGGGCGACTCGGAACCTTTCCTTCGTCACTCGGGCAGGAGGCGGCGCAGGTCGGCAGTGCCTTCGCACTTGCCCCTCAGGATTGGGTCTTCCCCTCCTTCCGCGAGCTCGGCGTCTTCCTCTGTCTCGAATCTTCCCTGCCCAACTATTATCGTTACTGGATGGGTGATGAACGCGGTCAGCTTTGCCCGCCGGAGTTGAACCTCTTCCCGATTAATATCGCCGTCGGCACTCACCTGCTGCACGCGGCCGGGGTCGCCATGGGCGCCCGTTATCGTCAGGAACCGCTGGTCGCGGTCCCCTATCTGGGTGATGGCGGCACCTCCAAGGGGGATTTTTACGAAGCCCTGAATTTTGCCGGGGTCTACCGGCTGCCGCTGGTCGCCATTTGTCAGAATAATCAGTGGGCGATTTCGGTGTCTCGCCGGGGCCAGACCGCAACTGAGACCCTGGCGCAGAAGGCATTGGCCTGCGGGATCAAGGGGATTCAGGTCGACGGCAATGATGTGCTGGCGGTCTATCAGGCGACTATCGAGGCGCTGAAGCGTGCCAGAAGCGGCGGCGGTGCAACCTTTATTGAGTGTGAAACCTACCGCATGTCCGATCACACCACCGCCGATGATGCCCGCCGCTACCGGGACTCCGCTGAACTTGAGAGTTGGCGTGAGAAGGACCCGCTCTTACGCATGCGGCGCTTTCTTGAGCATCGTGGGTTGTGGATTGAGGCCGATCAACAGGCCCAGGAGCAGGCGCTGCTGCAGCGCATCGATCAGGCGGTCGAAGCAGCCGAGGCCGTTTCTCCACCGACTGTC
Above is a genomic segment from Geopsychrobacter electrodiphilus DSM 16401 containing:
- the pdhA gene encoding pyruvate dehydrogenase (acetyl-transferring) E1 component subunit alpha, translating into MPRETLANFSIERLEILDPRGEVDANLLPDLTDPQFLRLYELLLLTRLADERALNLQREGRLGTFPSSLGQEAAQVGSAFALAPQDWVFPSFRELGVFLCLESSLPNYYRYWMGDERGQLCPPELNLFPINIAVGTHLLHAAGVAMGARYRQEPLVAVPYLGDGGTSKGDFYEALNFAGVYRLPLVAICQNNQWAISVSRRGQTATETLAQKALACGIKGIQVDGNDVLAVYQATIEALKRARSGGGATFIECETYRMSDHTTADDARRYRDSAELESWREKDPLLRMRRFLEHRGLWIEADQQAQEQALLQRIDQAVEAAEAVSPPTVEEMFRYTCHQLSSRQEEQLKECRDGRA
- a CDS encoding peptidoglycan DD-metalloendopeptidase family protein, with the protein product MFNFFGRHLGDEVKTAKTRKGRSPRWRFSLIALGLIFGLAMTFGILRQFYELSAIAAPDSTLTNLEPVSPPNSYQNGNSTQDSDPWQSFGVHPGDSLSALFSRAGINKEECSRVLGLGDAVEMLRVLHPGDQIRLRVDADGGLAELIYSADALRTLQIVSGPGGLRARVEEVQPVLQRTAVSEVINQTLNLALHQAGLNSSQVAEFVDIFHWRVDYRREIRRGSRFTVVYDKRQAGNQELPPGPIVAAELVLHDRTLRAFRFTAADGTSSYYDDQSASLQPTLLRTPVRFTRVSSPFSKNRFDPVVQVWRPHLGVDLAADINTPVVAAGAGSITFMGQDGGYGNLVKMKHFGAYSTRYAHLRHFASNLHVGSHVKQGQVIGYVGQSGDATGPHLHFEIRVNGKPRDPLKVNLPAVARLKPREKGRFEKLMRPLLALLENASQGRTQLAGVEKGVLPAVRSL